The Lathyrus oleraceus cultivar Zhongwan6 chromosome 5, CAAS_Psat_ZW6_1.0, whole genome shotgun sequence genome includes the window GActggattgtagttgattcctccaTTAAAACCAAGTAAAGGTACGTTGGCAAAGTCTCCACAGCTGTCAATAATTAGTATtccatcatacacacgattatACCAAACGATGTCCGAGTGTGTCAGTGCCATGACCCTTGGTGACCAAAACCCCTTGTCAAGACTCAAAAAAGACTTgggcaagtgcgaaataaaccacttgtataatAAAGGCACACAACAGGTGATCATTCCTCCACCATGAAAATTCCGGAGATGTATGGAATGATAAGTGTTACCCAATAACGTTGGTACTAGATTGTTCTTCATGAATATTTTGATGGCGTTAATGTCAACGAATCCTTCAAAACTTGGGAAGAGTAGCATTCCATAAATAAGCAAAGCAAGGATTGTCTCAAAGGTAGGCATGCTTAAATGATCGGCATAATATTGGGCTTTCTTGATTAAGAAATGCGTAGGTAACCCTACAGTTCTGCCTTTGGCGATCATATTGCCTTTGATGTCGGACACCTTTAAGCATATGGCTTTAGCAATGTCTTCCTCTTTAGGGTCCTTCTCTAAGAAAGGGAACGGAGACTTATCCAAAATAGGTAACCCGACCAACTGAGAGTACTCTTCTAAGGTAGGTAATAGCTGATAATCTGGGAACGTGAAACAATGGTAatccggatcatagaactgtagtAACGTAGAAAGAAGCCCATCCTTCACTTGGATTCTCAATAAGGATAAAAGCCTTCCGTATTTGTCCTTGAACCTCTCTTGATCTTCAACCAAGGCTCCTAGCTTCCTTAGGTCATCCAACTTAAAATTCTTAAAAGAATATTTCAAGGTGTTTCTCTTATTGTAATCCATGGTAGCCTATGATGTTCATAAATAAAGTTTGAATTCCATGAGATGTGATGCGATATGATGTTTTATGGATGTAATGCACATAAACACACAAAGTCCTAGGTTAAAGGTATATGAGCGGAAGTCAAGGTCTACCCATCCCACAGAGGTATGTACTATAGGGTTAATTGTACCTGCGGAACAAGGGTTCTAAATCGGTTCCCAAAGTCATCAgtccatctttcggatattataAATTTCCCAGTTGACTCGGTGGttaataatattctcaagagaacctcttttgagtgtggtatcgcgtaacaactatttTGGGATTACTCCCTCATAGTCCCCGCACTACGTCCTAGATAAGGACAAGGTGGTGGTAAGGTAACTACGGTCCCCAGTGTCATAGGCTCCCATCGAAGATAGTAAGTGTCTTTACGATTACTCGTTCAACAGAACTACCTTTCAAAAGGGCCTCAACTGAGCGGTGATTCTCAAGTCGGCTTGGTCGGGATTCAACTCCCTATAAGCTTCGTTGAATCTATCACCTCCTATAATAAGTTCACTCAAGTCCGGGTGTAGGACTTATCTCACAACAAAGATACCCCCCATAATAAATAATAGATACAGACAATAGTATAAAATATCATACAATAAACAAAATAGGGGCAACCCTTTATTATATttatccccagtgaagtcgccatttTCTGTTGCGGTGGAAATACGATATCAAACTATTAATTAGCTTGAATCACAATTCTTAATTCACAACCGCTCTTTGATTTATCCGAAGGAAAAGGTCAAAAGAGGAAAAACCTATTCTTGCATCGTAAGCACAATGCGGGGAGATACctaggtaaggggttggttaaGCTTAGGGAAGATACTAGCACCCTAAACAcctgtagtactctacaggaaccttttgTTTATTGTAtgtctttttatttttattatctgTTTGGAATATGTATTGAGCTAAAGGATAGAGTGACCTAAAAGAGACCTAAGGGTTAGTCCTAAGTTTACTCGACAAGACGTCAcatcttatgcctacatatcctGACGGGGA containing:
- the LOC127078682 gene encoding uncharacterized protein LOC127078682, which translates into the protein MDYNKRNTLKYSFKNFKLDDLRKLGALVEDQERFKDKYGRLLSLLRIQVKDGLLSTLLQFYDPDYHCFTFPDYQLLPTLEEYSQLVGLPILDKSPFPFLEKDPKEEDIAKAICLKVSDIKGNMIAKGRTVGLPTHFLIKKAQYYADHLSMPTFETILALLIYGMLLFPSFEGFVDINAIKIFMKNNLVPTLLGNTYHSIHLRNFHGGGMITCCVPLLYKWFISHLPKSFLSLDKGFWSPRVMALTHSDIVWYNRVYDGILIIDSCGDFANVPLLGFNGGINYNPVLARRQLGYPLKEPPKSVHVEKIFFKGDKELQDQIVSAWRHLHKKGKESMGKPNCVSMEPYLRWVRERAIKLKMPYPRQDPLPPRREPVLVFMSEAEKLEITLKRAQHEAETWKDKYQVLVSENEELQRQLQAKNEEVLSYKKRRIYEDLFFSDSPPTR